Part of the Bacteroidales bacterium genome, ACATTAGATTTTGTCCAATAATAAATTCTTTATAAAGCACAGTATCATTAAATGTTGTATTAAATTTAAAAGGAAGAATTTCTGATGATTCAAACAAAGGTAATTTCTTTGCATCAAGGGTTTCTTTAATATATTTTACTAATTTCCAAAAAACATCTTCTTTAAACTTTAATATCGGACCTTCACGCCTGTTTTTATTTTCGATAAGATGTTTTTCAAAATGTTCTTCATATGCATAAATTCCCAAGCTTTTATCGTTTAATATAACAGGAACAAATCCATATCTCGTTGATATTACATCTGCTTCGTCAAAAATTTTGTGTGCTATCCATTCACTTAAAAAATCACGGGTTTTAGGATTTTGAATAGAAAATGTTCTCATTCCATTCCATGAAGAGCCTTTTTTGAGTTTTATTCGAAACGACCATTTGTCATCTTCTAAATGATCTAACTTGTCACCTTTAAGGCGTATCTGGGCTTTCATTTTTTCATTGCCATGTATAACAATACATTTAACCCAATCACCTTTTTCTGTTTCAAGTATTTTATTAATTAGTGCTTCTTTACATTTGTTTGAGAGTTTCTGAAAATCAGTTTCATTAATAATAATTTTCAGGGCTTCTATGTCATAACTTGGGTAAATTTTTTCTTTTTGCCTTTGAATTTTTATATCATCAAAATAAGCAGGAATAGAATCAGGATTCCATACATAAATTTTTAAAATTCCATCTTCAATAGTCAAAGGAATAGTAAAGTCTAATGTTATAAGTTCCCAGCCTTTTTCGTTAGTTTTTTCAGACAAGTTTTTTTGTCTGTAGAATAATTTTGCTGTATTATCAGATGCTACTAATGCACCATTGTTATTTTGACTTAATCGCCAGACACTAATATTAAAATATTCTCCCGGTATTACATCATTAAAAACAATTGATAATCCGAATGCATGTTTATCATATATTTTTACAGAATAATTACCCGAATTAGCTTCTTCTTCTGTGCGAAGATATGAATTACTAAATGTGAAGCGACTGTCATTAGATAATATTTTATCATTAGTATCATTTTGTTTTTCAACATTACAGGATATTTCATAATATTTTTTTAATTCCTTTTCTTGTTGGCATGAAAAAAGGATAGTAAGTAATAATACTATACTTATTTTAAAAGATATATGATTATTTGACAACATAAAATAATTACTGATTTTATTGCAGCAAAAATACATTTATAAATTTATTTTATAACAAATTGATATGAGTTTTATACTTTTATTGGTTTTAATTGTGATAATTTTGAAAAAAAAGGCAAGTATATTGTTTATTATCAGTGCAATAATTGTTTTGATGATTTTTCCAATAAAACTGGGATTTTTGATACTGTCATAATATTAATTATTCTTTGCGTTCCTTGCGAATTCTATTGCGTTCTTTGCGGTTTAAATGTTTTTTGCCGTAAAGTTTTCTATATTCTTTTTTTAAGGATAAAATAATTTTACAATATCTTTTTCTGTTCCTTTTATTATTTTACCATCTATTGTTAATGTTGATTTTTTTTCAATTAAATATAATTGTTTGACTTTATTATGTTTCAAAAGTTTAATATCGATTTTAGCAGTACCGTATTCCGGTTTCTTTTTAAAAGCAACAAATCCGTATTTACAATCAGTTATTTCTGCATTGTTAATTATTAAATTAGATAAATCTTTAGATGCAAAAGCGATATTAGAATTTTTTATTACAATATTATTAACAATTAAATTAGATTTTTCACCACAACTTATGGCTTTGTCTTTTGAGTTTATTACTTCACAATCTTCTATGGTTATTTGACTGCCTGAAAAGTCAATAGCATCGTTTTTAATGTTTGTAAATATTGTTTTATAAACATAACCATTACAGAAATCAGAGTCAAAAGCATCTGCAAAAATATTGTCGAAAGTTGAAAACTTAAGACTAAAATCAGAACGAATAATGTTTAAAGCATCTTCGCAATTATTGTTGCTAAACGAAGTATATATAATATCCACATTGGATTCGTAAAAATTCACAGCCCCTGTTAAAGTCCAGCTTTTATAATTTAATGTATTCAAATTATCAAAAATAACATCTTTAACATAAGATTTTTTATTTGCCTGAAGAACAGTAAAACTATTACAAGTACCATCAGAAGATTTAATAATAATAGGTTTGCTTTTGGTTCCTTTCATAATAACCGGAGAATATGATATAAACAAGGCGTTATTAGTAAAATCAATAGTTGCTCCTTTTTCAAATTTAACAATATATCCTGCTGGAATAATCAATGGTTGCGAGAATGAGTAATCCCCTGATTTAAAGACGATTGTGTTGTTGTAAAGTCTGATACTATCATTTTCTTTATATGAATATTTTTCAACGAGTTCCTGTTGTGGTGTATAATTTTTTGGTGATTGCCATGAGAATATCGGAATATTATATATTGTATCATTTCCTTCGATACTAAAAAATAGAAATTTTGCAAAAGAATTTGATTTAATAATTATTGAATTGTTATTATTTTTATTGTATGAGTCAAGTACTGGTTTATCTTTAAAAGGGTGTTCAATATATTTGTATTTAGAACCGGTGCCAAGTAATTCAATATCAAGCGAATAAAAATTAAATACTTTAATTTCAGATATTTTTTCTTTAGTATTTTCACAATATGCTTTAACAAAGTACGGAGGAAATGTTTTGTCAGTTATTGTATCATAAGCACCTTTTATTGAAATATTTGAATCAATAATATGAGTATAATCCGGCTCTTCTTTTAATTTGTTGATATAATCAGAAAGTGCATTTTTTATATCAGAAGCATTATTTTTAAGAAAAGAATAATCGTATTTATAATATTTGAATTCTTTTATTATTAATGATTCATAATATTTTATATCTGAATTGTATTTTTTAATTATTTCATCAATATATTTTTCATCAGAGAATTTTTTAAGATAAAAAACATATTTGTTTAAAAATTCTTTATTACTGAAGAAATGATAAATAGAAAGTGTATTCAAACTTGTATATGCATATTTAGTAATAGGGAAATTACCAAATATAGGTCTTTTTGCCCATTCATAAACCCCATCTTGAGTATAACCATCATAAGCAATAGGCTCTAATTTACATAAAACAGGATTATAATAAAACCTGCGATTGATCCATGGTAATCCATGATATGCCTTTGTAACATCAATAAGGGCATAGTATTTTGCAAGTTTATCAATGTCAAAAGTGTATGATGTAGGTTGTAAAAACCATTTATGCTGAAACATTAGATTTTGTCCGATAATAAATTCATTAAAAAGTACAGGGTCATTAAATGTAGTATTAAATTTAAAAGGAAGAATTTCAGAAGATTCAAACAAAGGCATTCTGTTTGTATCAAGGGTTGCTTTAAGATATTTTTCAGATTTCCAAAAAATTTCTTCCTTAAATTTTAATATTGGACCCTCACGCCGGTTTTTATTTTCAACTAAATGTTTTTCAAAATGTTCTTCATAGGCATAAATGCCCAAGCTTTTATTATTTAAAATAACAGGAACAAATCCATATCTCGTTGATATTATATCTGCGTCATTAAAAATTTTATGCAATATCCATTCGCTTAAAAAATCACGGGTTTTTGGATTTTGAATAGAAAATGTTCTTATGCCATTCCACGAAGAATTTTTTTTAAGTTTAATTCGAAATGACCATTTATAATCTTCTAAATGGTCTAACCGATCACCTTTAAGGCGTATTTGGGCTTTCATTTTTTTGCTTCCATATATAATAGTACATTTAACCCAATCGTCTTTTTCTGTTTCTAGTATTTTATTAATTAAGGCTTTTTTACATTTATTTGAGAGTTTCTGAAAATCAGTTTCATTGATAATAATTTTCAGAGCTTCTATATCATAACTCGGATAAATTTTTTCTTTTTGCCTTTGAATTTTTATATCATCAAAATAAGCAGGAACAGAATCAGGGTTCCATATATAAATTTTTAAAATTCCATCTTCAACAGTCGGAGGAATAGTAAAATCTATAGTTATGAGTTCCCAGCCTTTTTCGTTAGTTTTTTCAGGCAAGTTATTTTGTCTGTAAAATAATTTTGCCGTACTATCAGATGCTACTAATGCACCATTATTATTTTGACTTAACCGCCATACACTAATATTAAAATATTCTCCCGGTACTACATCATAAAAAACAATTGATAATCCAAATGCATGTTTATCATATATTTTTACAGAATAATTACCTGAATTAGCTTTTTCATTTGTGCGAAGATATGAGTTACCAAATGTAAAGCAACTGTCATCAGATAATAATTTATCATTAGTATCATTCTTTTTTTCAACATTGCATGATATTTCATAATATTTTTTTTCTCCCTTTTCTTGTTGGCATGAAAAAAGTATAGTAAGTAATAAAACTATACTTATTTCAAAAAATATATGTTTATTTGAAAGCATAAAATAATATTAAGTTTATTTCAGCAAAAATACAGTTATAAATTTATTTTATAGCAAATTGACATAAGTTTTATATTTTTATCAACTTAATTATAAATTAATTATGATAATCTCGAAAAAAAAGGCAATTATATTGTTTATTATCAGTGTAATAGCTGCTCTGATAATTTTTTTTATTTCAAAATTAGCTAATCAAAAAGAAGTTCAAAATAATGATGATACAGATGTTACTATCGAAAAAATTTCTTCTATTTTTATTGATTATGAAAATATTGATAAATCGAATTATGATAAATCTTATTTCGATATAGCTTTTTCAGGAAATAGCAGTACTTTATTAAAAGGTAAAAATTCATATAGTGCAAGTACTATAAAAAAAATAAAAGAATTAGCATGTAATAACTTAAAAAAAATTTATTTTAATTCATGGATTTATCCTTTCTCGCCAAGCATTAAAGGACATTTTGTAATTACAGTTAAAAGTGGGAAAACGAAAGAAAAAATAATATGGAAGTCTGAAAAATTTGAGAAATCTGATGCAAAACCTAATGAATGGTTTGAATTTGACGGAATAATTGAATTTGAAGAAAAAATATATTCTCCTGAGGATATCGTTATAATATATTTTTGGAATACAGATACAACAAATTTTATGGTTGATGACCTATATGTAAACTTTTGCGAAGATTTGAATACAGGTAAGCAAAAAACAATTTTTGTTAATTTTGAAACCAAACAAAGTTTTGTTAACAAACAAAATTTACAAAAAGACATTGCACATTCGGGCAAGTATAGTTCTAAAGTACAGGGGAAAGACAAGTATAGTTCTTCAATAAAAAAAAGTATTTCATCAATAAGCAATTTCAGGAATATTAATGAAGTAGCCATTAGTGCATGGGTTTGTTCCGAACAAAAAACATCCGATGCTGTACTTGTATTCACAATCAGTGATACATTAAACAATACTGTTTATTGGCAGGGTAAAACTATACAAAGCAACATGATTGAACCTATGAAATGGTTCAAGATAGCTGCTGAATTTTCAATACCTAAAGACAAAATTGATTCTTCATTTCAATTTCAAATGTATTTATGGAACAGGATAAATACAACAGTATATGCAGATGATTTTTACATTGTGTTTAAAAAAAGCAAAAGCATTACAGAAAATATTAATGTTTATTTTGATTTAACAAAAGAAACTTATGAACAATATAAAAAAATCAATTTTCCTCCTTTTAAAACGAATTATTTCAGTAAAGACAATACCCCTGAAAATGAGTTTTTGAAATCAATATTTGAAGATATTAATAATAAAGAAAAATCAAATATTCAAAATCAAATATTTAGCGGAAATTTTATAACTGATAAAAACCATCATGATGAAATTATATATATTAAAGATTTTGATAATATTAAACTTTTCTCATTAACAGAAAAAGAATCTATTTCATGTAATTATAGTTTAAATCTTGATATATCTTTTCAAAAAGATGATTATAAAATTTTTATAGGTGATTATGATAGTGATAATTATGATGAAATATTAATTATTGATTATTTATCTGACAACTTTTTTATTGGAAGTTTTTCCATTAATAATGATTTAAAATTTGTGAATTATAATATTCTTGGGCAAGAAAATATTAGATTAAGAAAATTAAATATTTGTTCAGGTAATTTTGATAATAAAAAAGGAGATGAATTATTTTTAATAAATGAAAACGGTGAATGGGAAATACTTAAATTTCTTGATAAACAAGTAAAATCACTAAATAAATTTTCAAAAACAAATTCGCTTGAATTTATAAAGTTAAAAAACAGAAATATAAAATTGATCAGTGGAAATTTTTACAAAAAACAAATAAATGATGAGTTGTTGATTATTGCTAATGATAGTATTTCTAATCAATATTCTATTGTATATTTTGATAATAATAATGAAAAAATAAAACCTTATTACAACGAATTAAATGCTAATTTGGGTATAACAACAGGGCTTGATACATTAAAAACAACAGACCAGTATTTTGTCGGGAATTTTGATGATGACCCCGAAGAAGAATTACTAAAATACAAGCGTAACTGGAGGTTTGACCTGAAATTAATTGAATTTAACAATGATGGGTTTGTAATTAAAGAAATTATTGATTTTGATGGTTATGAAAAAGATAAAAATCCAAAGTATTATGAAAAAACGGACATCTTTTCAGGTAATTTTATAAATAATAAGTTTTCTTCTTTATTGATTTTTGCAAGAAACAATCCTGTTAATTCATTTGATATAAATTCAGGTTTTGATAAGATGAAATATTTACCCGGAATTTATCAGGTTTATTCTCCGGTATTAAAAATGGAATAAAACGAGTTGTAAACAATTGGTAATTAATAGCTGTAACTATAAAAAATTTTAAACGCAGAAGCACAGAGACGCAGAGAAAAATTTGCTAATAGATAGGTTTCAGGCAACTGCAAACCTGAAAAAAATTAGGCAGTAAAACAAAATCAAAGCTGTCTCCCCTGATTTCAGGGGAGATACCGACAGGCAGAGGGGTAAAAGAAATAAAAATAATGAATATTAAGTCAAATAAAAATTCTTACACGCTGCATATCAACAATTTAGAAAACATAAACATATGAAAATAAGATACTTTAAATATCTAATTATTATACTTTCAGTATTAATAAGTTTTGTTTCCTGCAATCATGAAGAAACACAACAATTAGACTTTACAATTAAGGAATTTGTACCAATTTCCAATTGGGAGGCAATTGATGAAAGTTTTATTAATAATAATAGCAAAAAAGCAAAATGTTTATTTCTCGATTATGAAAATGCTATTGATTCAGGTTTTTATATTCCTTCGGCAAATCAGGTAGAAAAAGGAAAATTTGTTTTTACATTTTCTGTTAAAAATAATACAGATACCTTAAAACATTTTTTTTATAAAATTTATTATCAAAACGAAAGTTATAAATTCCCTGAAAATGACTCTAAAAATCATGAAAAAGAAAATGAATTTGCTCATGAAAATTTTTATGGAAGCTGGCTTGATACACACATAGGTTTTAAATCAACCGGAATAATCCCTGCTGATAATAAATTCCACAAAATAAAAAATTCTTTTTGTATAGCAGGAAATCCAAGAAATGAAGAAAAATATTTTTATAATGAAGAAAATGACAGATGGAAAAGAAATCCAAGAACCGGGAATTATAGTTTTTTACTTGTTGTAAGTTCTGAGAAAAACATCCAAGACAGTGTTATACCACAATATATTGTTGATATTTCAAAAAAGAAAAATAATCAATTTGTTAATCCGTATTATTATTTTTTATATGGTAAAGGTAAAAAGATAAAAAATACAGTTGTTAAAAAATCATTATCAGAACTAAAAGTTATAGCCAAACCTAATCTTGGAAACGGAATATATATTAACAAATCCCGTTTTAAAGGGAAAAATATTGATACAGTTTATTACAGTTCCTGTTGCGGTGATAATCAGGAAATATATAAAAATGCAAGTTTTGAACAATTCATTCATTATATTGATGCATCGGTTAAATTTAATAATATTCCGGTAATTGCAGACGTTTTGAATGATGGATATTCTAAAATGGACTATAATTATAATAAACAGTTTTTTTATCCTGAAGAATTAATTGGCACAATTCCATTAACAGCTCCCTATCCTTGTCAGTCGGTTTATTCTGATCCTGAATTAAACAAAATAGTTATCAGGAATTTAAAATCAACATTTGGAAACTGGCAAAAACAAAGTGTAGGCATTATTTCAAGGCATGGATTAACTTATGGAAAATATACAATTAAAGCAAAATTGACTGAGCTTTTAAACAAAGATAATGTGTGGAATGGCATAACAAATGCAATATGGCTTATATATCAAGGCGGAAGAGGAGGTGCATGGAATGCTCGCAGGGCTTGTACAGATGGTGGTTATATGGCAACATACTGGGGTGGACGAAATGATGAAAGAAAAGAAGTTGTTTCTTATTCTGAAATTGACTTTGAGATTTTAAAAACAGTTCCTTATTGTCCTGATTATAAATTTCCACCTGTTTATAATACAAGTAAAACAAATCAGAATAATATTTATGACTGGAACGTTAGTTTTCCTGATGATGTATTGGAATATGATAATAAAATTGTTGTTGCTTGTACAAACTGGGATATGGCTTGCCCACAGCCTAAAAATTATAAAAAAGGCTGTAACCCGATTATTTATGAAGATACAACATTTGAATCGCATAGATGGGAGGATGTTTATCGTGCCTTAACTCAAAAATCACTACAAATAGATGATATTTTGTTTGGCTCGGAATATTATTACTTTCAAATAGACTGGAGACCAACAGAAATAATATGGAAAATTGGTGCTGAAAAAGATAAGTTAAAAGTAATTGGTTACATGAATAATACAGTTACATCAATACCAAATAATCAAATGTTAATGATTGTTACACAGGAATTTCATAATACAAAATGGTGGCCCGGAACACAATACGAACAAGGATTTATTCCTTTTCCGAAAAATGATATAGTCGGAGAAATTTATGAGTTTACAATTGAATAAAAATGAAATATACTTAATAATTATTATAAAAAAAACGAAATAAAACAATTTGTAACATAGCGACCTTTGCGAAATTCTTTGCGAACCTTGCGGTAAAAAAAACGAACCGCAAAGAACGCAATAGAATACGCAAAGGACGCAAAGAAAAAATAATATTATGACAGAAAATGAAATATCAAAAGTAATATTTGAATGTGCTTTAATAGTTCATAAAGCATTAGGTCCGGGATTATTAGAAAGTGCTTATGAAGAATGTTTATATTATGAACTTAAAAAATCCGGATTAAAAGTTGAAAAACAAAAACCTTTACCATTAATTTATAAAAATGTAAAATTAGAAATAGGTTATCGGATTGATTTAATAATTGAAAACAAAGTAATAATTGAAATCAAATCGGTTGATGCTTTAAATGATATTCATTTAGCACAAATCTTAACCTATTTAAAATTATCAGATTGTAAACTTGGAATGCTCCTTAATTTTAATGTTACTTTAATTAAAAACGGAATAAAACGAGTTGTAAACAATTTGTAACATAGCGACCTTTGCGAAACACTTTGCGGTAAAAAAAATAAATCGCAAGATTGCAATATAAACCGTAAGGGATACAAAGTCTTTAATTATTATTAAAATAAAAGAATAACAAATTATTCATGGTTTTTAGCAGTAGTCTTTTTTTATTATACTTTTTGCCAATTTTTCTTATTGTTTATTATGCAACACCGCATAAATTTCGCAATTGGATAATTTTAGCAGCAAGTATATTTTTTTATAGCTGGGGAGCACCCAAATTTGTATTTGTAGTTATTGGCTCAGTAATTCTTGATTTTTATATTATCAAGAAAATGCACATTATAAAAAAACTTTTAATAAAAAAATGGCTGCTGGCACTTTCCATTTCAATAAATGTAGGTTTATTATTATTTTTTAAGTATGCTAATTTTTTCGTTGAAAATGTCAATGGAGTACTATCAGGTATAGGATTTACACATTTTAAATGGACAGAAATTATCCTTCCGATAGGAATTTCATTTTATACTTTCCAAACATTAACATATTCAATAGATGTTTATAGAAAAGTACATGAACCTTTAAAAACAGTTAAAGATTATCTCGTATATATCATGCTTTTTCCGCAGATGATAGCCGGACCAATTGTACGGTTCAATAAAATTGCAGATCAAATTGAAAATCGACAAGATCTCGAAACAATTGATAATAAACTTCTTGGATTTTTCAGATTTGTAATAGGACTTGCCAAAAAAGTGCTTATAGCCAATGTAATGGGAGCACAGGCAGATAATATATTTTCCTTTTCAGGGGATGAATTAACTACATCATTGGCATGGATAGGCATTGTAGCTTATTCTTTACAAATATATTTTGATTTTTCAGGTTATTCAGATATGGCAATAGGTATTGGCAGAATGATTGGATTCAAATTTCCTGAAAATTTCAATAATCCTTATATATCAAGAAGTATTTCAGAATTTTGGAGACGCTGGCATATTACTTTAAGTAGCTGGATGAGAGATTATTTGTATATTCCTCTTGGGGGAAGCAGGGTAAATAATAGTTATAGATTATATTTTAATTTATGGATAGTATTTTTAATTTCAGGATTATGGCACGGGGCAGCATGGAATTTTGTGATTTGGGGAGCATATCATGGTTTATTTCTTATCCTTGACAAAATGTTCCTGCTCAAAGTACTGGGGAAAATTGGGAAATATCCATCTATTATATTTACTCACTTTGTAACGCTTGTCGGATGGGTAATATTCAGGGCAGAATCTTATGAACAGGTAAAATTCTATTTGTCAAAGATGTTTGTTGCAGATATGTCGGGTGAAACAATATATTTTGATGCTAAATTCTGGAGCATTATGCTTATAGGATTAATATTTTCATTTATTGTTGCATTTAAACCCGGAGAACGTTTGCAAAACATTGTTTTTTATACTGATTTTAAAATAAAAGGAATTATTGTAATGGCAGTAGTTTCGGTTGTTTTACTTTTATTATCAATAGGTTCAATAACATCATCAGGCTTTAATCCGTTTATTTATTTTAGATTTTAACCTGAATTATTCCTACATTTATGATTAAGTACTTATATAATTCAGGTTAATCCCGACTTAGTAAAGCTTAAATTTTGGAAGCGAAGCACAGCAAAATATTAGCTTTTCATAGTCGTCAGATTAATTCAGGATTCTATCTTTTAAGTTTATAAATTAATCGGGTTAATAAAAAAAATGAAATAATAAGAATTGTAAACAATTTATAACATAGCGAACTTTGCGAACATTGCGGTAAAAAAATGGAATAGCAATCATACCATCGGCAGACCAATATCAATAAGTTAATAGATTCTGCATCAAGTGCGGAATGACAGGAACTGTTAAAAAGCATTTCTGCCTGTCATTCCTGCGAAAGCAGGAATCTATTAAGTTATTTACCTTATCTTATTGACATTGATCGGCAGACAGGAGAACGC contains:
- a CDS encoding GxxExxY protein, which encodes MTENEISKVIFECALIVHKALGPGLLESAYEECLYYELKKSGLKVEKQKPLPLIYKNVKLEIGYRIDLIIENKVIIEIKSVDALNDIHLAQILTYLKLSDCKLGMLLNFNVTLIKNGIKRVVNNL
- a CDS encoding right-handed parallel beta-helix repeat-containing protein — its product is MLSNKHIFFEISIVLLLTILFSCQQEKGEKKYYEISCNVEKKNDTNDKLLSDDSCFTFGNSYLRTNEKANSGNYSVKIYDKHAFGLSIVFYDVVPGEYFNISVWRLSQNNNGALVASDSTAKLFYRQNNLPEKTNEKGWELITIDFTIPPTVEDGILKIYIWNPDSVPAYFDDIKIQRQKEKIYPSYDIEALKIIINETDFQKLSNKCKKALINKILETEKDDWVKCTIIYGSKKMKAQIRLKGDRLDHLEDYKWSFRIKLKKNSSWNGIRTFSIQNPKTRDFLSEWILHKIFNDADIISTRYGFVPVILNNKSLGIYAYEEHFEKHLVENKNRREGPILKFKEEIFWKSEKYLKATLDTNRMPLFESSEILPFKFNTTFNDPVLFNEFIIGQNLMFQHKWFLQPTSYTFDIDKLAKYYALIDVTKAYHGLPWINRRFYYNPVLCKLEPIAYDGYTQDGVYEWAKRPIFGNFPITKYAYTSLNTLSIYHFFSNKEFLNKYVFYLKKFSDEKYIDEIIKKYNSDIKYYESLIIKEFKYYKYDYSFLKNNASDIKNALSDYINKLKEEPDYTHIIDSNISIKGAYDTITDKTFPPYFVKAYCENTKEKISEIKVFNFYSLDIELLGTGSKYKYIEHPFKDKPVLDSYNKNNNNSIIIKSNSFAKFLFFSIEGNDTIYNIPIFSWQSPKNYTPQQELVEKYSYKENDSIRLYNNTIVFKSGDYSFSQPLIIPAGYIVKFEKGATIDFTNNALFISYSPVIMKGTKSKPIIIKSSDGTCNSFTVLQANKKSYVKDVIFDNLNTLNYKSWTLTGAVNFYESNVDIIYTSFSNNNCEDALNIIRSDFSLKFSTFDNIFADAFDSDFCNGYVYKTIFTNIKNDAIDFSGSQITIEDCEVINSKDKAISCGEKSNLIVNNIVIKNSNIAFASKDLSNLIINNAEITDCKYGFVAFKKKPEYGTAKIDIKLLKHNKVKQLYLIEKKSTLTIDGKIIKGTEKDIVKLFYP
- a CDS encoding MBOAT family protein, with the translated sequence MHIIKKLLIKKWLLALSISINVGLLLFFKYANFFVENVNGVLSGIGFTHFKWTEIILPIGISFYTFQTLTYSIDVYRKVHEPLKTVKDYLVYIMLFPQMIAGPIVRFNKIADQIENRQDLETIDNKLLGFFRFVIGLAKKVLIANVMGAQADNIFSFSGDELTTSLAWIGIVAYSLQIYFDFSGYSDMAIGIGRMIGFKFPENFNNPYISRSISEFWRRWHITLSSWMRDYLYIPLGGSRVNNSYRLYFNLWIVFLISGLWHGAAWNFVIWGAYHGLFLILDKMFLLKVLGKIGKYPSIIFTHFVTLVGWVIFRAESYEQVKFYLSKMFVADMSGETIYFDAKFWSIMLIGLIFSFIVAFKPGERLQNIVFYTDFKIKGIIVMAVVSVVLLLLSIGSITSSGFNPFIYFRF